In the genome of Deinococcus sp. KSM4-11, one region contains:
- a CDS encoding cell division protein FtsB — MDDAPAPSPVRPRGSVWRRAARLPYAMILTSLLAALGIVQLSFQLGNTVFRTVTWTQETQDTRARIALLERDLRVLRDAKTALNTPEYLRDLARCQGFVGLTETVVVSPTAPAVPGENCQIVALP; from the coding sequence ATGGACGATGCGCCCGCCCCTTCCCCCGTCCGGCCCCGTGGGTCGGTGTGGCGGCGGGCCGCCCGCCTGCCGTACGCGATGATCCTCACCAGCCTGCTGGCCGCGCTGGGCATCGTGCAGCTGTCGTTTCAACTCGGCAACACCGTTTTCCGCACCGTGACCTGGACGCAGGAGACGCAGGACACCCGCGCCCGCATCGCCTTGCTGGAACGGGATCTGCGGGTGCTCCGGGACGCGAAGACCGCCCTGAACACCCCGGAGTACCTCAGGGATCTCGCCCGCTGCCAGGGCTTCGTGGGCCTGACGGAAACGGTCGTCGTGTCGCCCACCGCGCCCGCAGTGCCCGGCGAGAACTGCCAGATCGTCGCCCTGCCCTGA
- a CDS encoding DinB family protein, producing MTTTTSPSVLTLDALRDHWQGHRALTRRVILAIPEDQLFTFSIGGMRSLGDLAWEAYGVAAYNVQGLTTDDWSWNPPAGELPRDRAALLAAWDALTPQIDAALPAADPAWFTVPQQMAWGTMAPLHSVQYGIDNEIHHRGQGYVYLRALGIEPPAFYER from the coding sequence ATGACCACCACCACGAGTCCGTCCGTCCTGACCCTCGACGCCCTGCGCGACCACTGGCAGGGCCACCGTGCCCTCACCCGCCGGGTGATCCTGGCCATCCCCGAGGATCAGCTGTTCACCTTCAGCATCGGCGGCATGCGTTCCCTCGGCGACCTCGCGTGGGAGGCGTATGGCGTGGCCGCGTACAACGTGCAGGGCCTCACCACCGACGACTGGAGCTGGAACCCGCCCGCCGGCGAGCTGCCCAGAGACCGGGCCGCGCTGCTAGCAGCCTGGGACGCCTTGACCCCGCAGATCGACGCGGCGCTGCCGGCCGCCGACCCCGCGTGGTTCACCGTGCCGCAGCAGATGGCCTGGGGCACCATGGCTCCGCTGCACAGCGTGCAGTACGGCATCGACAACGAAATCCACCACCGTGGGCAGGGGTACGTGTATCTGCGCGCCCTCGGCATTGAGCCCCCCGCCTTCTACGAACGCTGA
- a CDS encoding PQQ-binding-like beta-propeller repeat protein translates to MKVSRDGRSLVPYTLAGGSALVAVSIALAAAPMGGPSYTAAQATAGAQVYTANCAACHGAALQGVSAPALSGTAFLNKWADGSKQLADLHALISQQMPLTKPGSLSATQYLNVTAYILSKNGYTAGSTALSASTLKVALAKPTASTAASSAGAAPTAAAGSLPRVLGTAKAASTTAPTDAELLKPDANDWPMYNGSFDGQRYSALNQITTDNASKLMVKCVYQLGEVGAFQVGPVVYQGKMYITTAHGTTALNADTCNKVWQSTYTPKGPEPFNTNRGVALYGGKLFRGTTDGHLIALDAKTGATLWDTWVADSTKGYFLSAAPAAANGLVYMGEAGADWGANGHIYAFDANTGKRVWTFNVIPTGTEPGADTWQKGAEHGGGSLWTTLTLDTASNQLFVSIGNPAPDLNGGMRPGANLYTDSVVVLNGKTGKLDWYAQQIAHDTHDWDTAASPVLYEAGGKKIMTVANKGGWIYFYDRATQKMFAKEETTTHLNADKAVSLTGRRDCPGTLGGVEWNGPALDPSAGLLYVNSVDWCATYKIGETRYVDGSFYFGGTGTFDPAKDGRGWVRAYDAATGKPAWQKKMPTPMISGITPTAGGVLFTGDQNGDFYALNSKDGATLYKFRTGGAIGGGIITYGVNGQQYVAVASGNASRSIWSTTGAATIFVFTVPKE, encoded by the coding sequence ATGAAGGTATCCCGCGATGGTCGTTCCCTGGTTCCCTACACTCTTGCTGGCGGCTCGGCACTGGTCGCCGTGTCCATCGCGCTCGCGGCGGCGCCCATGGGCGGGCCGAGCTATACCGCCGCGCAGGCCACCGCCGGCGCGCAGGTGTACACCGCCAACTGCGCCGCCTGCCACGGCGCCGCCCTGCAGGGCGTGTCTGCCCCCGCGCTGAGCGGCACCGCCTTCCTGAACAAGTGGGCCGATGGCAGCAAGCAGCTCGCCGACCTGCACGCCCTCATCTCGCAGCAGATGCCGCTCACCAAACCCGGCAGCCTGAGCGCCACGCAGTACCTGAACGTCACGGCGTACATCCTCTCGAAGAACGGGTATACGGCGGGCAGCACGGCCCTGAGCGCCAGCACCCTGAAGGTGGCCCTGGCCAAACCCACCGCAAGCACCGCCGCGTCCAGTGCGGGCGCCGCACCCACCGCGGCGGCGGGCAGTCTGCCCCGCGTCCTGGGGACCGCCAAGGCGGCCAGCACCACCGCGCCCACCGACGCCGAACTGCTCAAACCGGATGCGAACGACTGGCCCATGTACAACGGCAGTTTCGACGGCCAGCGGTACTCCGCGCTGAATCAGATCACGACCGACAACGCCTCCAAGCTGATGGTCAAGTGCGTGTACCAGCTGGGCGAGGTCGGGGCCTTCCAGGTCGGCCCGGTCGTGTACCAGGGCAAGATGTACATCACGACCGCGCACGGCACCACCGCCCTGAACGCCGACACCTGCAACAAGGTCTGGCAGTCCACCTACACGCCCAAAGGGCCGGAGCCGTTCAACACCAACCGGGGCGTGGCCCTGTACGGCGGCAAGCTGTTCCGGGGCACCACCGACGGGCACCTGATCGCCCTGGACGCCAAGACCGGCGCGACCCTGTGGGATACCTGGGTGGCCGACAGCACCAAGGGGTACTTCCTCTCGGCGGCGCCCGCTGCCGCCAACGGCCTGGTGTACATGGGCGAGGCCGGCGCCGACTGGGGCGCCAACGGCCACATCTACGCCTTCGACGCCAACACCGGCAAGCGCGTCTGGACCTTCAACGTGATTCCCACCGGCACCGAGCCCGGCGCCGACACCTGGCAGAAGGGGGCCGAGCATGGCGGCGGCTCGCTGTGGACGACCCTGACGCTCGACACGGCCAGCAACCAGCTGTTCGTGAGCATCGGGAATCCCGCTCCTGACCTCAACGGCGGCATGCGCCCCGGCGCGAACCTGTACACGGATTCGGTGGTCGTGCTGAACGGCAAGACCGGTAAACTCGACTGGTACGCGCAGCAAATCGCCCACGACACGCACGACTGGGACACGGCCGCCTCGCCCGTCCTGTACGAGGCGGGCGGGAAGAAGATCATGACCGTGGCGAACAAGGGCGGCTGGATCTACTTCTACGACCGCGCTACCCAGAAGATGTTCGCCAAGGAAGAAACCACCACGCACCTCAATGCCGACAAGGCCGTAAGCCTGACGGGTCGCCGCGACTGCCCCGGCACGCTGGGCGGCGTGGAATGGAACGGTCCGGCCCTCGATCCCAGCGCCGGCCTGCTGTACGTGAACTCCGTGGACTGGTGCGCCACCTACAAGATCGGCGAGACGCGGTACGTGGACGGCAGCTTCTACTTCGGCGGCACTGGCACCTTTGACCCGGCCAAGGATGGCCGCGGCTGGGTGCGCGCCTACGACGCCGCGACCGGCAAGCCCGCGTGGCAGAAGAAGATGCCCACGCCCATGATCTCCGGCATCACGCCTACGGCCGGCGGCGTGCTGTTCACCGGCGACCAGAACGGCGATTTCTACGCCTTGAACTCCAAGGACGGCGCCACGCTGTACAAGTTCCGCACGGGCGGCGCGATCGGCGGCGGGATCATCACGTACGGCGTGAACGGCCAGCAGTACGTGGCGGTCGCGTCCGGCAATGCCTCGCGCAGCATCTGGAGCACCACGGGGGCCGCGACCATCTTCGTGTTCACCGTGCCCAAGGAATAA
- a CDS encoding thymidine phosphorylase: MTSTPLNVPDLIRRKRDGHTHSRAELEELILGYTRGDVPDYQISAWLMAVYLKGMTPQETADLTMVMAESGDLMNLGELPRTVDKHSTGGVGDKTSLILTPMLAALGLTVAKMSGRGLAHTGGTIDKLESIPGWTSELDEARFIAQAREIGLALVGQSKDLAPADGKLYALRDVTATVDCLPLIASSIMSKKLASGAHTVVLDVKVGAGAFMRTLEDGRGLARAMVDIGTRAGRQVRAVLTDMDTPLGHMAGNSLEVLEALDALRGHGPHDLTELCVALAVEALAAQGEDAAQAEVRARATLADGSAMAKFRAFIAAQGGDATYVDDVSKFDVAPGRANVTAPTAGFVARIDALSVGRSVLALGGGRERKGEAIDHGVGVELLKKPGKAVQAGEPVMRVYHRGGRGLDTATSLLADGLSVGELAPAPDALILDRVN, translated from the coding sequence ATGACCTCCACGCCGCTGAACGTGCCCGACCTGATCCGCAGGAAACGCGATGGCCACACGCATTCCCGCGCCGAGCTGGAGGAGCTGATCCTGGGCTACACGCGCGGGGACGTGCCGGACTACCAGATCAGCGCGTGGCTGATGGCCGTGTACCTGAAGGGCATGACGCCGCAGGAGACCGCCGACCTGACCATGGTCATGGCCGAGTCCGGCGACCTGATGAACCTGGGAGAGCTGCCCCGCACGGTGGACAAGCACAGCACGGGCGGTGTGGGCGACAAGACCAGCCTGATCCTGACGCCCATGCTGGCCGCGCTGGGCCTGACCGTGGCGAAGATGAGCGGGCGTGGACTGGCGCATACCGGGGGCACCATCGACAAGCTGGAGAGCATTCCCGGCTGGACGAGCGAGCTGGACGAGGCCCGGTTCATTGCCCAGGCGCGCGAGATCGGCCTCGCGCTGGTCGGGCAGAGCAAGGACCTGGCCCCGGCGGACGGCAAACTGTACGCGCTGCGGGACGTGACAGCCACCGTGGACTGCCTCCCCTTGATCGCCAGCTCGATCATGAGCAAGAAGCTGGCCTCCGGAGCACACACGGTCGTTCTGGACGTGAAGGTCGGGGCGGGCGCGTTCATGCGGACGCTGGAGGACGGGCGCGGGCTGGCGCGCGCGATGGTGGACATCGGCACGCGCGCCGGGCGGCAGGTGCGCGCCGTGCTGACCGACATGGACACGCCCCTGGGCCACATGGCCGGGAACAGCCTGGAGGTGCTGGAGGCCCTGGATGCGCTGCGCGGCCACGGCCCGCACGACCTGACGGAACTGTGCGTGGCCCTGGCGGTGGAGGCCCTGGCAGCGCAGGGAGAGGACGCCGCGCAGGCCGAGGTGCGGGCGCGGGCCACCCTGGCCGACGGCTCCGCCATGGCGAAATTCCGCGCCTTCATCGCCGCCCAGGGCGGGGACGCCACCTACGTGGACGACGTCTCGAAGTTCGACGTGGCTCCGGGCCGCGCGAACGTGACGGCGCCCACCGCCGGGTTCGTGGCACGCATCGACGCCCTCTCGGTGGGGCGCTCGGTGCTGGCGCTCGGGGGCGGTCGGGAACGCAAGGGCGAGGCCATCGACCACGGCGTGGGGGTCGAACTGCTGAAGAAGCCCGGCAAGGCCGTCCAGGCGGGCGAACCCGTCATGCGCGTGTACCACAGGGGCGGGCGCGGTCTGGACACGGCCACGTCGCTGCTTGCGGACGGCCTGAGCGTGGGAGAACTGGCCCCGGCCCCGGACGCCCTGATCCTCGACCGGGTGAACTGA
- a CDS encoding DinB family protein produces the protein MPHSLLIPPDILALHWLGHRHVTRRVIEAFPQGQLFTFRPTDTLRPFGEMAWELHGQTAYTLRSLLDGDWGQPTWNPLPSTDKTTLLAAWDEQVRRIQTGLPGVPPDAFGQMLRLPWGEMLTFTAVIGAIDNEIHHRGQGMVYLRELGVEPPAFWERA, from the coding sequence ATGCCGCATTCGTTGCTGATCCCGCCGGACATCCTCGCCCTCCACTGGCTCGGGCACCGCCACGTCACGCGGCGCGTGATCGAGGCCTTCCCGCAGGGTCAGCTGTTCACCTTCCGGCCCACCGACACGCTGCGGCCCTTCGGTGAGATGGCGTGGGAACTGCATGGGCAGACGGCCTACACGCTGCGCAGCCTGCTGGACGGCGACTGGGGACAGCCCACCTGGAACCCGCTGCCCAGCACCGACAAGACCACCTTGCTGGCGGCCTGGGACGAGCAGGTTCGCCGCATCCAGACCGGACTGCCCGGCGTGCCCCCGGACGCGTTCGGGCAGATGCTGCGGCTGCCGTGGGGCGAGATGCTGACCTTCACCGCCGTGATCGGTGCCATCGATAACGAGATCCACCACCGGGGACAGGGCATGGTCTACCTGCGCGAACTGGGTGTGGAGCCGCCCGCGTTCTGGGAGCGCGCATGA
- a CDS encoding AAA family ATPase: MTRAADPAGDPRSEVLFIGGRAGSGKTSVASALHELLSGRQVKHAVIEGDYLDMAYPPPWEHGLAETNLRALWANYRALGHRRLIYTNVMSVLETEKLAAAMGDSPRVIGVLLDVPDDVMRQRLQQRESKESLARHLERNLPRRAALDRDAPAWVHRIATDGRSLDGLAAQLARLTGWVAD; the protein is encoded by the coding sequence GTGACCAGAGCGGCTGATCCGGCGGGCGACCCCCGCAGCGAGGTGCTGTTCATCGGGGGCCGGGCGGGGTCGGGCAAGACCAGTGTGGCGTCGGCCCTGCATGAACTGCTGTCCGGGCGTCAGGTGAAGCACGCCGTCATCGAGGGCGATTATCTCGATATGGCGTACCCACCCCCGTGGGAACACGGTCTGGCCGAGACGAACCTGCGGGCGCTGTGGGCGAACTACCGCGCGCTGGGCCACCGGCGGCTGATCTACACGAACGTGATGAGCGTGCTGGAGACGGAGAAGCTCGCGGCCGCGATGGGAGACTCGCCGCGCGTGATCGGTGTGCTGCTCGACGTCCCGGACGACGTGATGCGTCAGCGCCTCCAGCAGCGCGAATCCAAGGAGTCGCTGGCCCGGCACCTGGAGCGCAACCTGCCCCGCCGGGCTGCGCTGGACCGGGACGCTCCGGCGTGGGTGCATCGCATTGCGACGGATGGCCGCAGCCTGGACGGACTGGCCGCACAGCTCGCGCGGTTGACGGGTTGGGTGGCGGACTGA
- a CDS encoding (4Fe-4S)-binding protein, producing MTRPSNDDLALGRAYTGEGITVYYDIHRCLHVANCIRGLPEVFDTAKRPWIQPANAGAQAVAAVVRTCPTGALHYVLDTQEAEMPQEPTTVKPSKDGPLMVAGNLVIDTPAGEKREVRAALCRCGQSAHKPFCDNTHKKVGWTSDAGDQSG from the coding sequence ATGACCCGCCCCAGCAACGACGATCTGGCCCTGGGCAGGGCGTACACGGGCGAAGGCATCACCGTGTACTACGACATCCACCGCTGCCTGCACGTCGCGAACTGCATCCGGGGCCTACCGGAGGTGTTCGATACCGCGAAGCGACCGTGGATTCAACCCGCGAACGCCGGAGCGCAGGCCGTCGCGGCGGTCGTCCGCACCTGCCCCACCGGAGCGCTGCATTACGTACTGGACACCCAGGAGGCCGAAATGCCGCAGGAACCCACGACCGTCAAACCCAGCAAGGACGGCCCGCTGATGGTCGCCGGGAACCTCGTGATCGACACGCCGGCCGGCGAGAAGAGGGAGGTCCGCGCCGCCCTGTGCCGCTGCGGCCAGAGCGCCCATAAACCCTTCTGCGACAACACACACAAGAAAGTCGGCTGGACGAGTGACGCGGGTGACCAGAGCGGCTGA
- a CDS encoding DUF6157 family protein, translated as MSAAAGYHNTLITVAPDSTAGGGTVPDRGVAAFQYALLAGHPHEFTQAEVLFRTAHRDVPGDPQKLRAAHWDAFFAQPRACLRASPLPKSYGWGLHFDARGRVALIDMTAPEYRQLMETPSVKVVPALRSARPRRQP; from the coding sequence ATGAGCGCCGCCGCTGGCTACCACAACACCCTGATCACCGTCGCGCCCGACAGCACCGCCGGCGGCGGCACGGTGCCAGACCGGGGCGTGGCGGCCTTCCAGTACGCCCTGCTCGCCGGACACCCCCACGAATTCACCCAGGCGGAGGTGCTGTTCCGCACCGCGCACCGCGACGTGCCCGGCGACCCGCAGAAGCTGCGCGCTGCCCACTGGGACGCCTTCTTTGCGCAGCCGCGCGCGTGCCTGCGGGCCTCGCCGCTGCCCAAGAGCTACGGCTGGGGCCTGCACTTCGACGCGCGGGGCCGCGTGGCGCTCATCGACATGACCGCGCCGGAGTACCGTCAGTTGATGGAAACCCCCAGTGTGAAGGTCGTGCCCGCCCTCCGTTCCGCCCGCCCCCGGAGGCAGCCATGA
- a CDS encoding YafY family protein, whose protein sequence is MYDPSMRVLTVLELLQSREEVTGAELARRLEVSPRTVQRYVARLQDLGIPVQGRRGVGGAYRLKPGFQLPPLMFTSDEALALSLGLRALAHLGLHALAPAAQGAAAKLARTLPHALREHVQALEDGVQLDASPWVVGTDAALLSELLRAVRATQVVAFSYTAQTARSTTRRASVYKVVHLDGRWYAVGHCHLRRALRSFRLDRMQDVTALEETFTPPADFDAVAYLRSTLPDAPAAHGVSVWLARPPEELRGRVSGWHTEITGEAGGTRLRAQRDDLPSFAAFLLGLDCAFRVDSPPALQGIFQTLGERCRDAQAQSPQP, encoded by the coding sequence ATGTACGACCCCTCCATGCGGGTGCTGACCGTACTCGAACTCCTGCAATCGCGCGAGGAGGTCACGGGCGCGGAACTCGCGCGGCGGCTGGAGGTCAGTCCACGCACCGTGCAGCGCTACGTGGCCAGGTTGCAGGATCTGGGCATTCCCGTGCAGGGCCGCCGGGGCGTGGGCGGCGCGTACCGCCTGAAACCCGGGTTCCAGTTGCCGCCGCTGATGTTCACGTCCGACGAGGCGCTGGCCCTCAGCCTGGGCCTGCGGGCGCTCGCCCACCTGGGCCTGCACGCCCTGGCCCCCGCCGCGCAGGGGGCGGCCGCGAAACTGGCCCGCACCCTTCCGCACGCCCTGCGCGAGCACGTGCAGGCGCTCGAGGACGGCGTGCAGCTGGACGCCTCGCCGTGGGTGGTCGGCACGGACGCCGCGCTGCTGTCCGAACTGCTGCGCGCCGTGCGGGCCACGCAGGTCGTGGCGTTCTCGTACACGGCCCAGACGGCCCGCAGCACCACCCGCCGCGCCAGCGTGTACAAGGTCGTGCATCTGGACGGCCGCTGGTACGCGGTCGGGCACTGCCACCTGCGCCGCGCCCTGCGCTCCTTCCGCCTCGACCGCATGCAGGACGTGACCGCCCTGGAGGAAACCTTCACGCCCCCGGCGGACTTCGACGCCGTGGCGTACCTGCGCTCCACGCTGCCCGACGCGCCCGCTGCCCACGGCGTGAGCGTGTGGCTCGCGCGCCCGCCGGAAGAACTGCGTGGCCGGGTGTCCGGCTGGCACACCGAGATCACCGGCGAGGCGGGGGGCACCAGGCTGCGCGCCCAGCGGGACGATCTGCCTTCCTTCGCGGCCTTCCTGCTGGGTCTGGACTGCGCCTTCCGCGTGGACAGCCCGCCGGCATTGCAGGGCATCTTTCAGACGCTGGGAGAGCGGTGTCGCGACGCCCAGGCCCAGAGTCCCCAGCCCTGA